In Syngnathus acus chromosome 21, fSynAcu1.2, whole genome shotgun sequence, one genomic interval encodes:
- the LOC119114972 gene encoding plakophilin-4-like isoform X4 has protein sequence MNSYSDSGYQDASSGYHGNQDVVKSELRMQHSFPGAGTSTPVKMARAEGQTSTQVPSVGGAVPGRAIRRVSSVPSRSHSPPRVSSTSPSHGSLRAYGSPVITEPKPLSCIFSTTLPSPAQRTMRAGGSPLTAKKNSPAALRRAGSANSRQGSTSRTTSPFQASLGSSSGRMGSPLTLTDKQPAHSSPVRTSMVAVPQHYSSTLPRSIIHGADAYRSQPYDVYERRVRPDNLADALVDDDIQGMRNTYASQLGPDLRSSISPGRRIAPIFEDRMYQTPLYLSSAHTQQGSICRSASGVGSLQRTSSQRSAMTYQRNDLALHPSATYADPYRSAQYRPCDSNYSRQGSVLDDPTRSPSIDSIQKDPREFAWRDPELTEVIHMLQHHFPSVQANAAAYLQHLCFGDNRIKAEVCRLGGVKHLVDLLDHKVLEVQRNSCGALRNIVYGKVMDENKIALRNAGGIPALLRLLRKSVDAEVRELVTGVLWNLSSCDAVKMTIIRDALATLTNTVIIPHSGWSSSTFEEDHKLKFHSSLVLKNTTGCLRNLSSAGEEARKQMRTCEGLVDSLLYVIKACVNTSDFDSKIVENCICTLRNLSYRLELELPPSGLMDAQETDAILASESPSKDINSYSCWGRKKKKKKNSSHEDTWDGVGPIPGFSKPPAGAEMLWHPAVVKPYLTLLAESSNPSTLEGAAGSLQNLSAGNWKFAAYIRAAVRKEKGLPILVELLRMDNDRVVCSVATALRNMALDVRNKELIGKYAMRDLVNRLPGGNTTLLSDETVAAICCTLHEVTSRNMENAKALADTGGVEKLVNITKGRGDRFSLKVVKAAAQVLNTLWQYRDLRAIYKKDGWTQNHFLTPVSTLERDRFKSQPALHTNSIQMSPLNHPAASAMSSPAIRDHTLRDYQRAQSTMQFYNYQVDNAIHKNQYTGSGKPLSYYYPSPTREEPRRTQPYYYTDEPSRRTYDPYRMYVQHPHGYDDAYVDEIMAYAPPVDYGGQHHTLKAANNYVDIYASTRRPSYRAEQYPGSPDSWV, from the exons ATGAATTCGTACTCAGATAGCGGCTACCAGGATGCCAGCAGCGGCTACCACGGCAACCAAGATGTGGTCAAATCGGAGCTGAGGATGCAGCACTCCTTCCCCGGCGCCGGCACGAGCACCCCCGTCAAGATGGCCAGGGCGGAGGGGCAGACCTCAACACAG GTGCCATCAGTTGGCGGGGCAGTGCCTGGCCGTGCGATCCGAAGAGTCAGCTCAGTGCCTTCTCGCTCTCACTCCCCGCCCCGAGTCAGCAGCACGTCGCCCTCCCACGGCTCGTTGCGCGCCTACGGCTCGCCCGTCATCACCGAACCCAAACCCCTTTCCTGTATCTTCTCCACCACCTTGCCCTCCCCCGCCCAGCGCACCATGAGGGCCGGCGGCTCACCGCTCACCGCCAAGAAAAACTCCCCTGCCGCGCTGCGACGGGCGGGCTCCGCAAACTCGCGGCAGGGCAGCACCAGCCGCACCACCTCGCCCTTCCAGGCCTCGTTGGGCTCGTCGTCGGGCCGCATGGGGTCGCCTTTGACCCTGACTGACAAGCAGCCCGCTCACTCGTCTCCTGTGCGAACAAGCATGGTGGCCGTCCCGCAGCACTACAGCTCCACTCTGCCTCGCTCCATCATCCATGGCGCCGACGCCTACCGGTCGCAGCCGTACGACGTTTACGAGAGGAGGGTGCGGCCTGATAACCTTGCAG ATGCTCTGGTGGATGATGACATTCAAG GCATGCGGAACACATACGCCAGTCAGTTGGGCCCGGACTTGAGGTCCAGTATTTCCCCAGGACGCCGCATTGCGCCCATCTTTGAGGACCGCATGTACCAGACCCCGTTGTACCTCAGCTCGGCCCACACGCAACAGGGCAGCATCTGCAGGAGCGCCTCAG GCGTGGGGAGTCTCCAGCGGACATCCAGTCAGCGCAGCGCCATGACCTACCAAAGAAACGACTTGGCTCTTCACCCCTCCGCCACCTACGCCGATCCGTATCGCTCGGCGCAGTACCGGCCGTGCGATTCCAATTATAGTCGACAGGGCAGCGTCCTGGACGATCCCACCCGCTCGCCCTCCATAGACAGCATCCAGAAAGACCCCAG GGAGTTTGCGTGGCGAGACCCGGAGCTGACCGAGGTGATCCACATGCTGCAGCACCACTTCCCCTCGGTGCAGGCCAACGCAGCCGCCTACCTTCAGCACCTCTGCTTCGGTGATAATCGAATTAAAGCCGAG GTTTGTCGTCTCGGCGGCGTCAAGCACCTGGTGGATCTTCTGGACCACAAAGTACTGGAGGTCCAGCGCAACTCCTGCGGAGCTCTGAGGAACATTGTGTATGGAAAAGTGATGGATGAAAACAAGATCGCACTGAGGAACGCGGGGGGCATCCCGGCTCTGCTGCGACTGCTGAGGAAGAGTGTCGACGCCGAGGTGCGGGAGCTCGTCACGG GGGTGCTATGGAACCTGTCGTCGTGCGACGCCGTCAAGATGACAATTATCCGCGACGCCTTGGCCACCCTGACCAACACTGTGATCATCCCCCACTCGGGATGGAGCAGCTCCACCTTCGAGGAGGACCACAAGCTCAAATTTCACTCGTCGCTGGTTCTGAAGAACACAACGGGTTGCTTGAG GAACTTGAGCTCAGCTGGCGAGGAGGCCCGAAAGCAGATGCGCACCTGTGAGGGTTTGGTTGACTCACTGCTCTACGTCATCAAAGCCTGTGTCAACACTTCGGACTTTGACAGCAAG ATCGTAGAGAACTGCATCTGCACGCTAAGGAACCTGTCGTACCGTCTGGAGCTGGAGCTGCCTCCGTCGGGATTGATGGATGCGCAGGAAACAGACGCCATCCTGGCGAGCGAGTCACCCAGCAAAGATATCAACAGCTACAGCTGTtgggggaggaagaagaagaagaagaaaaacagctcCCATGAAGACACT tggGACGGTGTGGGACCAATCCCGGGCTTCTCCAAGCCCCCCGCGGGTGCCGAGATGCTTTGGCACCCCGCCGTGGTGAAGCCCTACTTGACACTACTCGCCGAGAGCTCCAATCCTTCCACACTAGAGGGCGCCGCTGGGTCGCTTCAGAACCTGTCGGCGGGCAACTGGAAG TTTGCAGCGTACATCCGGGCTGCAGTGCGTAAGGAGAAAGGCCTGCCCATCCTCGTGGAGCTGCTGCGAATGGACAACGACCGGGTGGTGTGTTCGGTGGCCACCGCGCTCAGAAACATGGCGCTGGATGTCCGCAACAAAGAGCTCATCG GGAAATACGCCATGAGGGACCTAGTGAACCGCCTGCCCGGAGGAAACACCACCTTGCTGTCGGACGAGACGGTGGCGGCCATCTGCTGCACCCTGCACGAGGTCACCAGCAGGAACATGGAGAACGCCAAGGCCTTAGCCGACACGGGCGGCGTCGAGAAGCTGGTCAACATCACCAAGGGCAGAGGGGACAG GTTTTCTCTGAAGGTGGTCAAGGCAGCTGCTCAGGTCCTGAACACGTTGTGGCAGTACAGAGATCTACGTGCCATCTATAAGAAA GACGGATGGACCCAAAACCATTTCCTCACACCGGTATCCACACTTGAGCGGGACCGGTTCAAGTCGCAGCCCGCCCTCCACACCAACAGTATTCAGATGTCCCCCCTCAACCATCCTG CCGCCAGTGCCATGTCGTCTCCTGCCATTCGCGACCACACCTTGAGAGATTACCAGAGAGCACAGTCAACTATGCAGTTTTATAACTATCAAGTAGACAACGCTATTCACAAAAACCAATACACAG